The genomic interval CGAACCGGACGGGCCGTTGCCTGGCTGACGCTCGCCCTCGCCCTGGTGACGACGGGGTGTTCGGGACCGGGCGGCGCCCCGGCCGCCCCGAAGGCCTCGCCGTTGCTCACCCGGAACGCCTCGGCGAAGCCCACCCCCGCGCGCCCCGCGGTCGAGGTGGAGAACTCCCGGCGCGGCACGACGCAATGGAAGCTTGACAGGAAGGGACCGAACGCGGCGATCGAGGGGTACGCCGACAAGGTCGCGGTCCGTTCGGGCGAACCGTTCCGGCTGTTCGTCTCCACGACGGCCGACGGCTACCGGGCCGTGGCGTACAGGATCGGATGGTACGGCGGCACCGGCGGCCGGGAGGTGTGGCGGTCGCCGGCGATGGGAGGGCGCCGGCAACCGAAGCCGGTGGTGACGCGCCCGCTCAACACCGTGACCGCCGCGGCGTGGTCACCGTCCATGACGGTCCGGACGACCGGATGGCCGGAGGGCGACTATCTGGTCAAGCTGACCTCGACCGCGGGGTACGAGCGCTACGTCCCCGTCACGGTCCGCTCCACCGACACGCACGGGAAGGCGGTGCTGGTCAACGCCGTCACCACCTGGCAGGCCTACAACCTGTGGGGCGGCTACGACCTCTATCAGGGACCGACCGGGTTCGCGGACCGGTCGCGGGCGGTGAGTTTCGACCGGCCCTACGACGATGCCGGCATCTCGCGCTTCCTGACCACCGAGCGGGCCGCGGTCGTGTTCGCGGAGCGGATGAAGCTCCCGCTCGCCTACATCACCGACGTGGAGCTCTCGACGCGGCCGGGCCTGCTCGCCGGTGCGCGGGCGATCATCAGCCTCGGACACGACGAGTACTGGTCGAAGGCGATGCGGGACAACGCGATCCGGGCCCGTGACGCCGGCACCAACCTCGCGTTCCTGGGCGCGAACGCCGTCTACCGGCACATCCGTTTCGCCAGTACGCCGCACGGTCCGAACCGGTTGGTGGTCTGCTACAAGTCCGTCTCGGAGGACCCGATGCGGCGCCGGGATTCGACCGAGACGACCCAGGACTGGCGGCTGCCACCGAACCCACGTCCGGAGAGCGAACTCACCGGCCTGGCCTACGACTGTTTCCCGGCCGACGCCGCGTTCGTGGTCGTCAACCCGAAGAACTGGTTGTTCGCCGGGACCGGCGTACGGAAGGGAACGCGGTTCGCGAGCCTCGTGGGCGTGGAGTCCGACCGGCTGGACCTCAGCTATCCGACCCCACGGCCGATCGAGATCCTCTCCAACTCGCCCGTCCAGTGCGGTACCAAGGGAAGTACCTGGGCCAACTCCTCCTACTACACCGATGACTCGGGAGCGGGTGTGTTCGACACCGGCACCATGCGATGGGTTCCGGCGCTGGCACGCTCCAGGCGCTTCGACGCCCGCACCTGGCGGTTCGTCGAACGTGTCACAGCCAACCTGCTCAGGGTGTTCGCGGCGGGCCCGGCCAGACACAGACACCCCGCCCACGACAACGCCGACAAGTACACACACGGGGGCGGCCGGTGGGGAAGCCCGCCGGACTGAACCCTGCGATCACCCGCCGCCGCGCCAGGTCAGGTGAGGATCTTCGACTTCGCCTGCTGGAACTCCGCCTCGGAGATGTCGCCGTGGTCGCGTAGCTGGGCGAGCTTGCTCAGCTCGTCAGCCTGGCTCGGCACCCGCGCCGTCGTGCGTACGTACTCCTGGACCGCCTGTTCCTGCTTCTGGGCACGGGCCAGCTCGCGCTCGTTCATCGAGCTGCCGCGCGCGATGAGATACACGAACACGCCGAGGAACGGCAGGACGATGACGAACAGCGTCCAGCCCGCCTTTGCCCAGCCGCCCATGTCGTGGCTGCGGAAGATGTCGCTGATCACCTTCACCAGCAGGAAGATCCACAGGATCCACAGGAACAGCCAGAACATGGTGAGGAATACGTTGAGAAGTGGGTAATCCATGACGTTCCCCCGAACGTGACCCGTGCGCGCACGGCTCCTTCCATGGTAGGCATCCGTGCGCGCTTTCGGGTATGTCAACTGATCTGCAGGTGGTCGATGTGCTCGCGCTGGCCGGCGGAGATGTCCACCGCCGGCCCGCCGGCTCCGGTGACCGTGTTGTCGCGTACTTCCAGCCGGGCCAGGTCGGCGAGTTTGGTCCCGATCGGCGTCGGTCCGCCGACCCAGATTCCGGCGTACGGCGTCCGCCGGATCGTGTTGCCGGCAAGGAGAACGTCCGCACTGGTACGGCCGCGCTGCAGGCTGTGCACCGCGATCGCGCCCGGGGTGTGGGAGAGCCGGCCCGTGCTGGTGTCGGAGAGGTCGTTGCCGGTTACCTCCACCCGTCCGGGCGGGAAGTTGCCGCAGCGGGAGTAGAGGTAGACCCCGGCGAGGTAGCTCCGGGACACCACGTTGTCGGCGACGCTCACGTGGTCGCCGCCGATGAGCGCCACTCCGGCACCTTCGGAGGTGGTGGTCACCTGGTTGCCGGAGATCCGGACGTACTGCGGCGCGCACGCGATGCTGCCGAGCCAGCCGAGGAAGATTCCGTGGTCGCGTGCTCCGGTCACGGTGCACCTGTCAACGAACACTTGACGGCTGGCGGCGATCTCGATCCCGTGGGTTCCGGCTCGATCCACGCGGGTGCGGCGTACGGCGACCGAACGCGAGGAGTCCACCAGGACACCCGGCCCGCTGGAGCCGACGACCGTCACGTCCTCGACCACCGAGTCGCGGACCGCGGACAGTTCCACCAGGGCGCGGTTGTGACGAAGCGGCGGACGGACGGGCAGTTCGAGCCGAACGCCGGTGAGGGCGGCCCGCTCACAGTCGACGAACCGGATGCCCTGGTGGTTGGCACTGGTGAACACCAGCACCGAGTCCTCTCCCGCGCCCTCGACGCGGATGTCGTCGCGGCCCGCGACCAGCAGGTGGTGGCGGATCTGCGTGTCCGGGTAGGCGTCCCGGCCGGCCGCAGGGCGCAGGACGTAGCGGCCTGCCGGTATCCGCAGCACTCCGCCGGAGGACGGAAGGCTGCGCAGGGCGCGTTCGAACGCGGGCAGGTCGTTGACCCGGCCGTTGCCGAGGGCGCCGAACCGCCGCACGTCGGCGACCGGCGTAGCAGGCGTGACCTTGGGCCCGCTCGGTGGCTGTGACCAGCCGCTCTCGTCCGCGGCCACCCGGAAGCCGTGGTAGGCGTCGCGGTAGCGAGGTTGGTCCTCGACGACGGTGAACCCGTCGAAGTCTCCGTGGACCGTGCCGGTCACCGAAGGCGACGTGCTCACCTCGTTGTCCGCGGTGGTGACGTGGGTGAGAGTTCCCTCGACGGACACGCTCGCCGTGCCGGTGTCCAGGATCTCGTTCCCCGCTAGGCGAATCCGGTCCGCGGTCGCGGTCTGGACGAACCGGATGCCGGTGCCGAGGGGTCGTTCCACGATGTTGCGGTCGACCACGACGTCGGTGCCGTCGAAGGGCCGCCACCCCTCGATCCCGAACGTCATCCCGTGGACGCCGGAGCCGGCGATCCGGTTCCGCTCGATGCGCATCCCGCGAACCTCGTCGCGTACGCTGATCGCACCCTGGTAGCCGCCGGTTCCGTAACGGTAGAAGGCATTGTCCTCCCGCTGGGCGAGGTTCGTGCGGACCAGGGTGTTGTCCTGTGCGGCCGCGTCGTACAGCGGTGCGTCCGGCGCGCCCTCGAAGATGCCGACGTCGGTGTAGATGCCGGCCTCCACCTGCGCCTCGACCCAGTTGTGGTCGATCCGCTGCCGCGAACCGCCGAAGGTCAGGCCGCGTCCCCAGCCCACGAAGACGACTGTGTTGTAGGCGAACCGCACGTCGCCGATCTTGGCGGGGTCCGGGGTTTCCGCGGTGTTGGTGAAGTTGGCGAGCGCGTCGTCGTTGGCGTTCTCCACGTAGTTGTACGCACCGACCGAGCGGGTGGCGCCCTGGAAGTGGATCGCGTCGGAGGCGGTGTTGCGGACCACGCAGTCCACCACCCACTTGTCCCGCCCGCCGGGGATCCAGATGCCGGGCTGACCGCCGTCGACGTGCACACCGAGGAACTGCGCGCCCTCACCGCCGTCCATGACGATCGCGTACCACGGCCGGCCGTCGCGCATCTGCGACAGCGGTGTCCAGGTGAGCGAGAGTGCCCGCAAGGACACGTTGACGACGTTCGGGAACGCCCATGCCTGGGTGAAGGTGTACCTCGGCGCGTAGTCGTTCGGACCCGCGATCCCGGGTTGCTCGAACACCACGACCGACGACTCGCCCTCGCCGACGAAGTGGATGTTGGTGAGGTCCCGCAGCCAGTAGTGCGGCGTCGGGGGAGGCGGCGGCTGGAAGAGGTAGCGGCCCGGTGGCAGGTACACGACGCCGCCGCCCTTCGCCTGCAGGGCGTCGACGGCGGCGTCGAACGCGGCCCGGTCCGACGTACGCCCGTCACCGCGTGCTCCGTGGTCGCGGACGTTCTCCACCGGCATCGACTCGTAGTCGATCCGCGGCATGCCTTCCAGACCGGGCCGGTCGTACCAGGAAGGGGGCAGGTTGCGGATGGCCGGCGGTGCCGCCGACGCCGGTCCGGCGGGCAGCACCCCTGCTGCCGCCGCGGCGAATCCGGTGCCTACCAGGCCGGCATCTCGCAGGAGTTCCCGGCGTGTACGCCACGGACGGTGCGGGTCCATGAGTGTCTCCCCGAAGCGGTGGCCGGCCGGGCGCGTGCCGGCCGGTCTGGCGACGTGCGGTGCTCGGGAAGCTAGTGAAGCGGCATACCGGGGTCAATCGGTATGAACCAGTCAGGCCGTCCGTTCCGGACAAGGTTGTATGCGGTCAGCGCCGGGTGGAGCCCTGAACCGGTCGCGAGTTCAGCGGCGGCGGCGAAAGCTGACCGTCCCCGCGAGCAGGCCGAGCACCCAGGCGATGAGGAGGGCGCCCCACAACGGCATCGACACCTCCGGCACGAGCAGGCGAACCGTCGTCGTGGCGGTGTTCTCGAAGATGAAGACCAGCGCGATCACGGCGACGACGGCGAACCTCGCCGCCCGCCGGACGCTCGGCCGTGACCAGAATCCCTGTCGTTCCTGACCTGGCTGTGTACTGTTCACGAGACCCCCCGACGACAGCGGTTGAACGCCTGTCTCCAGCCTGCGCGCACTCCTCCGATGCGACAGGAGATCAGCGGATGACGACCGGCCGAGGGGTGTGGAGTCACCCGGCCCGGGTAGGTGTGACCAATTGTGTGCACTCTGAAGCCGCGCCCGGGCTTCGGCCCGCTCGAGTGCGCCGCGCGACCCATCCGTGACCAGGCGCGTCGACGCCGGGACCGCGCGATTGGTCCCGGTCGGAGTGGGTATGTAGGGGTCGGTTGAGCAGCAGCCGCGATGAGATGTACGGGGGAATCGGCTGTGGCAGATCTTGCCGCCACCAACCATCCAGAGCCGGCTCCGGAGCCGGCTTCCGACAGACCTGGTGACCATGCAAGCGGCCGGGACGTGCCGCGCCCGGCGGTCACCGAGCCACATCTGACCGGCCGGCGGGTTGTCCTCATCGACGTGGACGAGGAGAACGAGACCGCCCGCTATACCCATGGGCACCGGGCGGCGTCGGACGTGCTGGTCGACCCGAAGGGCGTCCCCGTCGTCCAGGTCGCACCCGAACGCAGCTGGCAGGCGTGGAGGAAGAGCGGGACCGGGCGGTGCCCGGAGACGTTCCCGTGGCCGGCCGACCTGGTGTGGGTCGCCTGAGGTCGAGTAACCGCGAGTTCCGTTTGGCCGGCGGTGCCGGTGGTACGCAATCCAAAGATCCCGACACGAATGAGGACGAACGCCATGACCGACACCAGGCAACAGAATGTCGTCGACCTGCTGCTGGAGCAGCACGAGCAGATCCGCGAACTTTTCGCGAAGGTGCAGAACGCCCGCGGCAAGCGCAAGGAGGAGTTGTTCTTGGACCTGGTGCGGCTGCTCGCGGTGCACGAGACCGCCGAGGAGGAGATCGTCCACCCGGCCTCTCGGGAGAAGATCCCGTCCGGTGAGAAGGTCGTCGCCGGCCGGCTGAAGGAGGAGTCGGAGGCGAAGCAGGAGCTGTCCGCCCTCTACGACCTCGGAGTGGAGCACCCGGAGTTCGACGAGAAGCTGGCCGAGCTGGCCGAGGCGGTCACCGCGCACGCCGACCACGAGGAGCGGGAGGAGTTCTCCCAGCTTCGCAAGGTGCTGTCGGAGGAGGACCTGCGCAAGATGGCCGGAGCGGTGCGTGCCGCCGAGGCGATCGCGCCGACCCGTCCGCACCCCGCGGCCGGTGAGTCCGCGGTGGGAAACATGGTGCTCGGCCCGCCGGTCGCGATGTTCGACCGGATGCGGGACGCGGTGCGCGACTGGAGCCGCTCGAACAAGGGCTGACGTTCAGCTCGCCTGGGCGCCGCCGCGCAGCGCACGCTGCCAGGCGGCGCCCCGCAACAGCCGCAGGCCGTTCAGGCCGACGATCACGGTCGATCCCTCGTGGCCCGCGACACCGAGCGGCAGCGGTAGATCGCCGAGCAGGTCCCAGGCCACCAGCACGGCGATGAACGTCGCGGCGATGACGAGGTTGGCGACCACCAGCCGGCGGGCCCGCCGGGCCAACGCGATCACCGCGGGCACGCCGGCGAGTTCGTCCCGGGTGACCACAGCGTCGGCGGTGTCCAGCGCGAGGTCCGATCCGCTACGTCCCATCGCGATGCCCGTGTGCGCGGTCGCCAGCGCGGGTGCGTCGTTCACGCCGTCGCCGACCAGACCGATCCGGGTGCCGTCGGCCTGCAGCTCGCGAACCTCGGCCACCTTGTCGGCCGGCAGCAGGTCCGCGCGGACGTCGGTGATTCCCACCTCCCCGGCCAGCCGGCCCGCGGCCCGGGCGTTGTCGCCGGTCAGCAACACCGGCGCTGCCCCGTTCAGCTCGGTGAGGCGGCTGACCGCATCGGCCGCACCGGGACGCATCCGATCCGCCAGGGCGAGTACGCCGGCGGGCTCGTCGTTCACGCGTACGACCACCGCGGTGTGCCCCGCGCCCTGGAGTTCGGTCACGACGGCGTGCAGGTCGCTGGGCCCGGATCGCTCCCCGGCGGCCGCGAGATGAGCGGGGCTGCTCACCTCGACCGGCACCCCGTCCACCCGCGCGCGGACGCCGCGACCGGGCTCGGAGGTGAAGTCCGCCAGGTGCCCCAACGGGAGTTTCGCCGCGTGCGCGGCCCGCACGACGGCCGTGCCCAGCGGGTGTTCGGAGTACTGCTCGGCAGTGGCCGCCAACGCCAGCAGGCGTTCCTCGGACAGGTCGGCGCCGGGCAGAACACGTACGTCGGTCAGGTGCGGACGCCCCTCGGTCAGCGTTCCGGTCTTGTCGAACGCGACCCGGGTGACGGTGCCGAGCTGTTCCATCACCACCGCCGATTTCACCAGCACACCGTGCCGCCCGGCGGTGGCGATGGCCGCCAGCAGCGGCGGCATCGTGGCCAGCACCACCGCGCAGGGTGAGGCGACGATCATGAACGTCATCGCGCGGAGCAGGCTGTCCTGCAGCGCGACGCCCCACAGCAGGGGCAGCGCGAACAACGCCACCGTGGCCGCGACCATCGCGACGGAGTAGCGCTGCTCCACCTTCTCGATGAACAGCTGGGTGCGCGCCTTGGTGGCGCTGGCCTGCTCGACCATCGTGACGATGCGCGCGATCACGGTCTCCGCCGCCGGCCGGTCCACGCGGACGTGCAGGGCGCCGGTGCCGTTCGACGTACCGGCGAAGACCTCGTCTCCGGGACCCTTGTCCACCGGGATGCTCTCGCCGGTGATGCTCGCCTGGTCGACCGCGCTGGCGCCGGCGACGACCCGGCCGTCCGCGCCGATCCGCTCGCCCGGGCGGACCAGGATCACGTCGCCCACCTCCAGCCCGGCCGCCTCGACCTGTTCCTCCACGGCGTCGTCGAACGCGGCAGCGGTGCCCTCGCCGTCCTCGGGGAGCTCCGGCAGCCGCAGCCGGGTGGCCCGCTCGGGGGTGAGGTCCAGCAGTCCGCGTACTGAGTCCTCGGTGCGCTTGGTGGCCACCGCCTCCAGCGCACCAGAGGTGGCGAAGATGACGATCAGCAACGCTCCGTCGAAGACCTGCCCGATCGAGGCGGCGCCGATCGCCGCGGCGACCATCAGCAGGTCGACGTCCAGGGTCTTCTCCCGCAGCGCGCGGAGCCCGGCCAGGCCCGGCTCCCAGCCGCCGGCGGCGTAACAGGCGAGGTACAGCGCCCACCACAGCCAGGCCGGCGTGCCGGCCAGCTGGCAGATCCCGCCGACGGCGAACAGCGCGGTCGCGATCACCGCCCAGCGCACCTCCGGCAGCGACCAGGTGCCGTGCCACCAGCGCGACGACGGGCGTACCGCCCGGGCCTCCGCGACGTCGTGCGAGCCGGTTGCCGCGGAGGAGCCGGTGGGGGAGGAGTTCAGGTCGACGGTCACCGCGGCAGCATACCTGCGCATACACGCAGGTATGCAGGTACGGGGTTAGGGTGGGCGCCATGCACGAGTCGCTGCCGGACTTCGACATGCCCAACGACGAGCAGGTACACCTGGCCGCGGAGTCGTTCCGGTTGCTGTCCGATCCGACCCGGATCAGGATCCTGTGGGCGCTTCTGCAGGGTGAGTCGTCGGTCGCCTGCCTCGCCGAACTCGCCGACGCCACCCCGACCGCGGTCAGCCAGCACCTGGCCAAGCTCCGCCTCGCCGGGCTGGTGCGAGGGCGCCGCGAAGGCACGTTCGTCTACTACACCGCCGCCGACGAGCACGTACGCCGGCTGCTCACCCAGGGCCTCTTCCACGCCGACCACCTCGACCGCGAAATGCCCGCGGGCGGGGCCGGCCACATCACGGGCTGAGTCACCGCGGACTCTGCTCCGGGCGGTCGTTCCCGCGTTCCCCGGCAGCGACCGGGCGTGGGATCGAGCGGAGCAGTCGGAGTATGCCGGCGCCGAGCAGGTAGCAGAGGAACCCGCCCGCGGGCATGCCGAGCAGGTAGGAGCCGGTGCTCGGCGCGAGGCTGTTGGCGAGCAGTCCGAGCATGACCGCCAGGTACGCGCCGACGGCGAGGACGAGGCGCGGTGCCGGGCGGTTCACCGTACGCACCACACCGTTCGGAAGCCCGCGCGGGACCTCCGTCGGGCGGGGGCGTGCCCGGGTCTCCAGCCGGCCGAAGACCGCGACCAGCAGGGCCAGTGAGGCCGACAGCATGAGCAGCCACGGCAGCCGCCACAGCCACCACGAGGTGGTGACCACCGCCGGAGTCGGCAGGAGGTCCGCAGCGGCGAGGACGCCGACGAGCAGCACCACCGCGCTCATGTGCCACAGGAAGATCGTCAGCACCACGGAGTTCACCGCCACCACCGCGAGCCACGGGTTCGGCCGGTGCAACCAGCGTTCGGCGGGCACGCGCAGCATGAGAACGATGCCGAACTGCATGGTTGCCGCGGCGAGCAGGGCGAGCGTGGGCGGAGACGCGTTGTGTGGTTGCTGTCCGGTCACGTCGATCATGCTGATCGCGTACGGGCCGACCAGGGTCAGCAGCGCCAGTGCCCCGAGACCGCCCACCAGCAAGGGGATCCACACCCGGGGGGTGTCGGGCAGCTGCCCGTCCCGCCAGAAGAACCCCAACTGGTGGATCGCCAGCCAGCCGAAGAGGAAGTTGCCGGCGGCCACCCACTCAGAGGCCTCCAGCCGCGCCACGTCGCCCACGGCGACGAGCAGCA from Actinopolymorpha sp. NPDC004070 carries:
- a CDS encoding N,N-dimethylformamidase beta subunit family domain-containing protein, with translation MAVRCRRTGRAVAWLTLALALVTTGCSGPGGAPAAPKASPLLTRNASAKPTPARPAVEVENSRRGTTQWKLDRKGPNAAIEGYADKVAVRSGEPFRLFVSTTADGYRAVAYRIGWYGGTGGREVWRSPAMGGRRQPKPVVTRPLNTVTAAAWSPSMTVRTTGWPEGDYLVKLTSTAGYERYVPVTVRSTDTHGKAVLVNAVTTWQAYNLWGGYDLYQGPTGFADRSRAVSFDRPYDDAGISRFLTTERAAVVFAERMKLPLAYITDVELSTRPGLLAGARAIISLGHDEYWSKAMRDNAIRARDAGTNLAFLGANAVYRHIRFASTPHGPNRLVVCYKSVSEDPMRRRDSTETTQDWRLPPNPRPESELTGLAYDCFPADAAFVVVNPKNWLFAGTGVRKGTRFASLVGVESDRLDLSYPTPRPIEILSNSPVQCGTKGSTWANSSYYTDDSGAGVFDTGTMRWVPALARSRRFDARTWRFVERVTANLLRVFAAGPARHRHPAHDNADKYTHGGGRWGSPPD
- a CDS encoding SHOCT domain-containing protein, with translation MDYPLLNVFLTMFWLFLWILWIFLLVKVISDIFRSHDMGGWAKAGWTLFVIVLPFLGVFVYLIARGSSMNERELARAQKQEQAVQEYVRTTARVPSQADELSKLAQLRDHGDISEAEFQQAKSKILT
- a CDS encoding right-handed parallel beta-helix repeat-containing protein; translation: MDPHRPWRTRRELLRDAGLVGTGFAAAAAGVLPAGPASAAPPAIRNLPPSWYDRPGLEGMPRIDYESMPVENVRDHGARGDGRTSDRAAFDAAVDALQAKGGGVVYLPPGRYLFQPPPPPTPHYWLRDLTNIHFVGEGESSVVVFEQPGIAGPNDYAPRYTFTQAWAFPNVVNVSLRALSLTWTPLSQMRDGRPWYAIVMDGGEGAQFLGVHVDGGQPGIWIPGGRDKWVVDCVVRNTASDAIHFQGATRSVGAYNYVENANDDALANFTNTAETPDPAKIGDVRFAYNTVVFVGWGRGLTFGGSRQRIDHNWVEAQVEAGIYTDVGIFEGAPDAPLYDAAAQDNTLVRTNLAQREDNAFYRYGTGGYQGAISVRDEVRGMRIERNRIAGSGVHGMTFGIEGWRPFDGTDVVVDRNIVERPLGTGIRFVQTATADRIRLAGNEILDTGTASVSVEGTLTHVTTADNEVSTSPSVTGTVHGDFDGFTVVEDQPRYRDAYHGFRVAADESGWSQPPSGPKVTPATPVADVRRFGALGNGRVNDLPAFERALRSLPSSGGVLRIPAGRYVLRPAAGRDAYPDTQIRHHLLVAGRDDIRVEGAGEDSVLVFTSANHQGIRFVDCERAALTGVRLELPVRPPLRHNRALVELSAVRDSVVEDVTVVGSSGPGVLVDSSRSVAVRRTRVDRAGTHGIEIAASRQVFVDRCTVTGARDHGIFLGWLGSIACAPQYVRISGNQVTTTSEGAGVALIGGDHVSVADNVVSRSYLAGVYLYSRCGNFPPGRVEVTGNDLSDTSTGRLSHTPGAIAVHSLQRGRTSADVLLAGNTIRRTPYAGIWVGGPTPIGTKLADLARLEVRDNTVTGAGGPAVDISAGQREHIDHLQIS
- a CDS encoding hemerythrin domain-containing protein, producing the protein MTDTRQQNVVDLLLEQHEQIRELFAKVQNARGKRKEELFLDLVRLLAVHETAEEEIVHPASREKIPSGEKVVAGRLKEESEAKQELSALYDLGVEHPEFDEKLAELAEAVTAHADHEEREEFSQLRKVLSEEDLRKMAGAVRAAEAIAPTRPHPAAGESAVGNMVLGPPVAMFDRMRDAVRDWSRSNKG
- a CDS encoding heavy metal translocating P-type ATPase, whose product is MTVDLNSSPTGSSAATGSHDVAEARAVRPSSRWWHGTWSLPEVRWAVIATALFAVGGICQLAGTPAWLWWALYLACYAAGGWEPGLAGLRALREKTLDVDLLMVAAAIGAASIGQVFDGALLIVIFATSGALEAVATKRTEDSVRGLLDLTPERATRLRLPELPEDGEGTAAAFDDAVEEQVEAAGLEVGDVILVRPGERIGADGRVVAGASAVDQASITGESIPVDKGPGDEVFAGTSNGTGALHVRVDRPAAETVIARIVTMVEQASATKARTQLFIEKVEQRYSVAMVAATVALFALPLLWGVALQDSLLRAMTFMIVASPCAVVLATMPPLLAAIATAGRHGVLVKSAVVMEQLGTVTRVAFDKTGTLTEGRPHLTDVRVLPGADLSEERLLALAATAEQYSEHPLGTAVVRAAHAAKLPLGHLADFTSEPGRGVRARVDGVPVEVSSPAHLAAAGERSGPSDLHAVVTELQGAGHTAVVVRVNDEPAGVLALADRMRPGAADAVSRLTELNGAAPVLLTGDNARAAGRLAGEVGITDVRADLLPADKVAEVRELQADGTRIGLVGDGVNDAPALATAHTGIAMGRSGSDLALDTADAVVTRDELAGVPAVIALARRARRLVVANLVIAATFIAVLVAWDLLGDLPLPLGVAGHEGSTVIVGLNGLRLLRGAAWQRALRGGAQAS
- a CDS encoding metalloregulator ArsR/SmtB family transcription factor; translation: MHESLPDFDMPNDEQVHLAAESFRLLSDPTRIRILWALLQGESSVACLAELADATPTAVSQHLAKLRLAGLVRGRREGTFVYYTAADEHVRRLLTQGLFHADHLDREMPAGGAGHITG
- a CDS encoding acyltransferase, which codes for MARLRELADRTPASRERYVDLLRALAITAVVLGHWLLSAITYDAHGRLTGRSALDSMTWAYPLTWVAQVMPIFFVVGGYANAASLQTHRRKGENATDWLLGRTGRLVGPTTGLLVTLAAVGLVANVAGVRLLGLSPGLVRFGVWVASIPLWFLTAYLLVVLLAPVMYRLHRRFGIRVVLVLVLLVAVGDVARLEASEWVAAGNFLFGWLAIHQLGFFWRDGQLPDTPRVWIPLLVGGLGALALLTLVGPYAISMIDVTGQQPHNASPPTLALLAAATMQFGIVLMLRVPAERWLHRPNPWLAVVAVNSVVLTIFLWHMSAVVLLVGVLAAADLLPTPAVVTTSWWLWRLPWLLMLSASLALLVAVFGRLETRARPRPTEVPRGLPNGVVRTVNRPAPRLVLAVGAYLAVMLGLLANSLAPSTGSYLLGMPAGGFLCYLLGAGILRLLRSIPRPVAAGERGNDRPEQSPR